From one Nitrospira sp. MA-1 genomic stretch:
- a CDS encoding formylglycine-generating enzyme family protein gives MNDENQSTLPAEKSSTPQADHTKPDRPGRQTYPVGTSSPKGRAPSLNPHESSHAETVSMLKKQYQLAKRQKQWLKITGLMGVLVMLLGGLGTWLAEENKDFKMAILRVVSPVVSIHLDPEMVAIPAGTFQQGDSRGEDTLSEHPLRKVHIKKFALGRFEVTFEEYDRFAMATDRAFPGDEGWGREKRPVINVSWEDARDYAKWLSEGTGLRYRLPTESEWEYAAKNRAEDEIWAGTSEQEQLGTYAWFNTNSTGRTQPVGTRQANGLGLQDMSGNVWEWVQDCWHDDYHRAPTNGLAWLEANNGRCGTRVRRGGGWTNDPISLRSSFRNGYNADSRSIQIGFRLAQDID, from the coding sequence ATGAACGACGAAAACCAATCAACCCTACCTGCGGAAAAATCTTCCACCCCCCAGGCTGATCACACAAAGCCTGACCGTCCCGGACGACAAACGTATCCAGTCGGAACATCTTCGCCTAAGGGCCGAGCGCCAAGCCTGAACCCACACGAATCCTCACATGCAGAAACCGTGTCCATGCTGAAGAAACAATACCAGCTTGCAAAGCGTCAGAAACAATGGCTGAAGATAACAGGGCTCATGGGGGTGCTCGTTATGCTATTGGGTGGGTTAGGCACATGGTTAGCGGAGGAGAATAAGGATTTTAAAATGGCCATACTGAGAGTCGTCTCTCCGGTGGTGAGCATCCATCTGGACCCTGAAATGGTTGCAATTCCTGCCGGAACATTTCAACAGGGTGATAGCCGGGGGGAGGATACATTAAGCGAGCACCCGCTACGAAAGGTCCATATCAAAAAATTTGCTTTGGGGCGATTCGAGGTCACATTCGAAGAATATGACCGGTTCGCCATGGCGACAGATCGGGCGTTTCCTGGAGATGAGGGGTGGGGACGTGAAAAGCGCCCGGTCATTAATGTCTCGTGGGAAGATGCTCGCGATTATGCCAAATGGTTATCGGAGGGAACCGGCCTTCGCTATCGACTTCCAACAGAATCCGAGTGGGAATACGCTGCCAAAAATAGAGCAGAAGACGAAATTTGGGCGGGAACCTCAGAACAAGAACAACTTGGTACTTATGCCTGGTTCAACACAAACAGTACTGGAAGAACGCAGCCGGTTGGAACCCGACAAGCCAACGGTCTCGGGCTTCAGGACATGAGTGGAAATGTATGGGAGTGGGTCCAGGACTGCTGGCATGACGACTATCACCGTGCCCCAACAAATGGTTTGGCCTGGTTAGAGGCGAATAACGGACGATGTGGAACACGAGTGAGGCGAGGCGGTGGCTGGACTAACGATCCCATATCCTTGCGTTCTTCGTTTCGAAATGGATACAACGCCGACTCGCGAAGTATCCAGATCGGGTTTCGCCTTGCACAAGATATCGATTAG
- a CDS encoding transporter, with protein sequence MTYWLMQHSCRRIQPLACFFLLAMLVISPSVTHGKELKDVIPDLYGGNGFQTDPNFAGNRSNDFGNSVFNSFNELTNGIGAQTGQFAVNSTVAAYRFDVERGVPVEVTKSLGPLFAERADTLGKGRFDFQVVWSNANYKKFNGQKLSSLSEDVSPTAGPGTPPNAPGLDELLQVNLDVKVITNFVGFFGTYGLTDNWDVNLLVPLINNQIKAKSKATMLDANGVPCTQGGNCSGIYVINGTAPGTGDPSKDSSSGNKTGIGDVLLRTKYNFLKNHEILPDLGVRGGVSFPTGNEDNFMGVGEYKFEGLAVASKYYSSPIGMIGPHMNTGFVLVNNKSELNLFTYVAGFDLAPIPVFAFSLDLLGRHELDDKDKSGKDIVDLAPGLKWAPYPNTLLQAAVQLPLNKNEGLRPDAVWTLGLGGTF encoded by the coding sequence ATGACCTATTGGCTCATGCAGCACTCTTGTAGACGAATTCAGCCGTTGGCCTGTTTCTTTTTGTTGGCAATGCTCGTCATCAGTCCATCCGTCACTCATGGTAAAGAATTAAAGGATGTGATTCCTGATCTTTATGGGGGTAATGGGTTTCAAACAGATCCAAATTTTGCAGGCAACCGTTCCAATGATTTCGGTAATTCGGTGTTTAATTCCTTTAATGAACTGACCAATGGCATCGGTGCACAAACAGGGCAATTTGCGGTGAACTCAACGGTGGCGGCGTATCGGTTTGATGTTGAGCGTGGAGTGCCTGTCGAAGTTACCAAAAGCCTCGGACCACTTTTTGCGGAACGGGCTGACACATTGGGTAAAGGAAGATTTGATTTCCAGGTCGTTTGGTCAAACGCCAATTACAAAAAATTTAATGGACAGAAACTGTCTTCTCTCAGTGAAGATGTCTCTCCTACCGCCGGGCCTGGAACTCCGCCGAATGCCCCAGGATTAGATGAGCTGTTACAAGTTAACCTGGACGTCAAAGTGATCACCAATTTTGTGGGATTTTTTGGCACATATGGGCTGACGGATAATTGGGATGTCAACCTTTTGGTTCCTCTCATCAATAACCAGATCAAAGCAAAGTCGAAGGCGACCATGCTTGATGCCAACGGCGTTCCTTGTACTCAAGGTGGAAATTGTAGTGGTATTTATGTGATCAATGGAACGGCACCCGGCACGGGAGACCCTTCAAAAGACAGTTCTTCGGGGAATAAAACCGGGATCGGGGACGTCCTTCTTCGAACCAAATATAATTTTCTGAAAAATCATGAAATCTTACCCGATTTGGGGGTACGTGGGGGCGTTTCTTTTCCAACGGGAAATGAAGATAACTTCATGGGAGTTGGAGAATACAAATTTGAAGGGTTGGCTGTGGCTTCTAAATATTATTCATCCCCGATCGGAATGATTGGGCCTCATATGAACACGGGTTTTGTGCTGGTCAACAACAAATCCGAACTGAATCTTTTTACCTATGTGGCAGGGTTTGATCTAGCTCCCATTCCGGTTTTTGCTTTCTCCCTTGATCTTCTGGGCCGTCATGAATTGGATGATAAGGATAAAAGTGGAAAGGACATTGTGGACTTGGCTCCCGGGTTAAAATGGGCCCCTTATCCCAATACGTTGCTTCAGGCAGCAGTCCAGCTTCCCCTCAATAAAAATGAAGGCCTCCGGCCGGATGCGGTCTGGACATTGGGACTTGGAGGAACGTTCTAA
- a CDS encoding SUMF1/EgtB/PvdO family nonheme iron enzyme: MSDSVLYSSIPRRGFLAHPRFFLLSFLVFALITLFLPVQAQADPRSNAVNGKTPAQYIAETQGNAWAVIIGIDKYLNLAGLAYAVDDAKSVARMLEGQGFKVTSLYNTQATRTAILRELRQNLLTRVQKNDRVLIFFAGHIGETPGKDKQQPVGYMMPVDTEPGLLPDTAISVEILRELSEALPAKQVLFLIDICYGGIAGRNQRSFPPMTGHYLEMITSEPARQLITAGGTGQQALAGPKWKHSVFTYYLLEGIGKGRGDLNGDGIIPTSELFTFLDEHVQSAALTHKHAQRPEMWGLSPDKGEFVFIPEKKSSGPQIANSPNRQGGSSNPVPGTIETIVGLLKSFGNPLDVFNNKVPSGKSEQAQKQKSLAEEAATLEAEREKFELQALQTLKEQRQREKDLQAQLAEAQRLAAEEERRRVAAEQARQEQAALLAQQQAELKAEQARVAEEEEQRRKKLAEQERTRLAQLAEAKRLAAEEERRRVAAEQARQEKETLLAQQEAALEAQQARVAAEEEQRQLALAQLAEAKRVAAEEERRRVDAEKARHEQAILLAQRQAELEAQQAKLAAEEERRKQLLAQQERELQTQLAIAQRMVAEEERRRAEAEQARLAEVEERRKQALAQQELTRQAQLAEARRMAEEQARIEAEEQRRKEALAQRELTRQMQLAEARRMAEEQRRQEALAKQEQIRQAQLAEAQRMAAEEQERKEALARQEQTRQAQLAEAQRMAAEEQERKVALARQEQTRQAQLAEAQRMAAEQARLKEEAALKAEQARLAAEEQERRQAAEARRLAALEEERERVARLKEEAALNARKARLAAEEEQRQEAAEARRLAALEEERRRVAAEKERKELEAKIAQPQIVPNGENNPSATPERSPSTGTVPAFTSPTTPPVVDSPPNESSGFFGFFENMFKKSPDSQPVTSDQPIESQPEAVLEARLHPQDLPDTVQSALSGKKADPMILIPAGEFRMGSTEDQISGFLKDFAGVQFNAFQAEIPQRQVSLNAYYIDQYEVSYRRYREFLESTGRDAPAFWENERFHQPDHPVLGVTWYDATAYCTWSGKRLPTEAEWELAARGPQDYVYPWGNTWDPQRTNTADYWAGKPFVSIAKWADWMQTALDRGKAGPLEVGTFSNGVSPFGVHDMAGNVSEWVFDWYSPYDSQPSLAHNPSGPDSGSMKVHRGGSWSVSSIFARSTYRARENPEKKSPYIGMRCAKSYQ; encoded by the coding sequence GTGTCTGATTCCGTTTTATATAGTTCCATTCCGAGGAGAGGATTCCTTGCCCATCCCCGCTTCTTTCTCCTCTCTTTCTTGGTATTTGCCCTGATCACATTGTTCCTCCCGGTACAGGCGCAGGCAGATCCACGAAGTAATGCGGTGAACGGAAAAACTCCTGCCCAATATATAGCCGAGACTCAGGGAAACGCCTGGGCTGTCATCATAGGAATTGATAAATATCTGAATCTCGCCGGTCTGGCCTATGCGGTCGATGATGCGAAATCCGTGGCCCGTATGCTCGAGGGGCAGGGATTTAAGGTCACATCACTGTACAACACTCAAGCCACCAGAACGGCAATTCTTCGCGAGTTGCGCCAGAACCTTCTTACCCGGGTACAAAAAAATGATCGGGTCCTTATCTTTTTTGCGGGTCATATTGGAGAAACTCCAGGCAAGGACAAGCAACAACCGGTTGGCTACATGATGCCCGTCGATACCGAACCTGGCCTTCTTCCAGACACGGCAATCAGCGTGGAGATTCTTCGTGAACTGTCTGAGGCCCTTCCGGCAAAACAGGTCTTATTTCTCATTGATATTTGTTATGGAGGCATTGCCGGCCGGAATCAGCGTTCGTTTCCCCCAATGACCGGCCATTATCTGGAGATGATTACCAGTGAACCTGCCCGCCAATTGATAACCGCAGGCGGAACCGGGCAACAAGCCTTAGCCGGACCGAAGTGGAAACATAGTGTGTTCACCTATTATCTTCTGGAAGGCATCGGGAAAGGCCGTGGGGATCTGAACGGCGATGGCATCATTCCCACATCCGAACTCTTCACCTTTCTCGATGAGCATGTGCAATCGGCAGCTCTCACCCATAAACATGCGCAAAGACCGGAAATGTGGGGGTTAAGTCCGGATAAGGGAGAATTTGTGTTTATTCCCGAAAAAAAATCCTCCGGGCCTCAAATTGCGAATAGCCCAAATCGCCAAGGAGGTTCAAGCAATCCTGTTCCAGGGACGATCGAGACAATTGTCGGACTCTTAAAGAGTTTTGGAAATCCCCTGGATGTCTTCAATAACAAGGTACCATCCGGAAAGAGTGAGCAAGCTCAAAAACAAAAATCCTTGGCAGAAGAGGCGGCCACGTTAGAGGCAGAACGGGAAAAATTTGAACTACAGGCTCTCCAAACGTTGAAGGAACAGCGACAGCGAGAGAAAGATCTTCAAGCGCAACTGGCCGAAGCCCAGCGCCTGGCGGCCGAGGAAGAGCGGCGGAGGGTGGCTGCCGAACAGGCCCGCCAGGAACAAGCGGCCCTGTTGGCTCAACAACAAGCTGAATTAAAGGCCGAACAAGCCAGGGTGGCCGAAGAAGAGGAACAAAGAAGAAAAAAATTGGCGGAACAGGAACGAACGCGTCTGGCCCAACTGGCCGAAGCCAAACGACTGGCGGCCGAGGAAGAGCGGCGGAGGGTGGCTGCCGAACAGGCCCGCCAGGAAAAGGAGACCCTCCTTGCTCAACAAGAAGCCGCGTTAGAAGCCCAACAGGCCAGGGTGGCCGCGGAGGAAGAACAACGCCAACTGGCCTTAGCGCAACTTGCCGAAGCTAAACGAGTGGCTGCCGAAGAGGAACGGCGACGGGTGGACGCGGAAAAGGCCCGTCATGAACAAGCCATCCTCTTAGCTCAACGACAGGCCGAATTAGAAGCCCAACAAGCCAAGCTGGCGGCTGAGGAGGAACGACGCAAACAACTCTTGGCACAACAGGAACGAGAACTTCAAACTCAACTGGCCATAGCCCAGCGAATGGTAGCAGAAGAGGAACGACGGCGAGCGGAAGCCGAACAAGCCAGACTGGCCGAGGTGGAAGAGAGACGAAAACAAGCCTTGGCGCAACAAGAACTCACACGTCAAGCTCAACTGGCTGAAGCCCGACGAATGGCCGAGGAACAGGCCAGAATTGAGGCCGAGGAACAGCGGCGCAAAGAAGCGTTGGCCCAACGAGAACTCACGCGTCAAATGCAACTGGCTGAAGCCCGACGAATGGCCGAAGAACAGCGACGCCAGGAGGCCTTGGCCAAACAGGAACAAATACGCCAGGCTCAACTGGCCGAGGCCCAACGAATGGCGGCCGAAGAACAGGAACGCAAGGAAGCTTTGGCCAGGCAGGAACAAACCCGCCAGGCTCAACTGGCCGAAGCCCAACGAATGGCGGCCGAAGAACAGGAACGCAAGGTGGCTTTGGCCAGGCAGGAACAAACCCGCCAGGCCCAACTGGCCGAAGCCCAACGAATGGCGGCCGAACAAGCTCGTCTGAAGGAAGAAGCCGCATTGAAAGCCGAACAAGCACGACTCGCCGCCGAGGAGCAAGAACGCAGGCAAGCCGCAGAAGCGCGTCGCTTGGCAGCTCTGGAAGAAGAGCGGGAACGAGTCGCTCGACTGAAGGAAGAGGCCGCCTTGAATGCCAGAAAGGCCCGACTCGCCGCCGAGGAAGAACAACGACAGGAAGCCGCGGAGGCGCGTCGCCTGGCAGCTCTGGAAGAAGAGCGACGACGAGTCGCTGCGGAAAAGGAGCGTAAGGAACTAGAGGCGAAAATTGCGCAACCACAAATTGTTCCAAATGGTGAAAACAATCCGTCAGCGACCCCTGAAAGATCGCCATCAACTGGGACCGTTCCCGCTTTCACTTCCCCCACCACTCCTCCTGTGGTTGATTCACCCCCGAACGAGAGTTCCGGGTTTTTCGGATTTTTTGAGAATATGTTCAAGAAGTCTCCTGACTCACAGCCAGTGACCAGCGATCAACCGATCGAATCTCAACCTGAGGCTGTCCTTGAAGCACGGCTACATCCACAGGATTTACCGGATACCGTTCAGTCCGCCCTGTCAGGCAAGAAGGCCGACCCCATGATCTTGATTCCCGCAGGAGAATTTAGGATGGGAAGTACCGAGGACCAAATTTCTGGCTTTCTGAAAGATTTTGCAGGAGTCCAGTTCAATGCCTTTCAAGCAGAAATTCCTCAACGTCAGGTGAGCCTCAATGCCTATTATATTGATCAATATGAGGTCAGCTATCGCCGCTACCGTGAATTTCTTGAATCCACAGGTCGGGACGCCCCCGCATTCTGGGAGAATGAACGATTTCACCAACCAGACCATCCGGTCCTCGGAGTGACATGGTATGATGCGACGGCCTATTGCACCTGGTCGGGTAAACGCCTTCCCACCGAGGCAGAATGGGAACTGGCTGCCAGAGGACCTCAAGACTATGTCTACCCTTGGGGAAATACGTGGGATCCTCAACGAACCAACACAGCGGATTATTGGGCAGGGAAACCATTTGTATCCATTGCAAAATGGGCTGATTGGATGCAAACGGCTTTGGATCGAGGAAAAGCCGGCCCGTTAGAAGTTGGAACCTTCTCGAATGGAGTCAGCCCATTTGGTGTTCATGATATGGCTGGAAATGTATCAGAGTGGGTCTTCGACTGGTATTCACCCTATGACAGTCAACCAAGCCTCGCCCACAATCCCAGCGGACCGGACTCCGGGTCCATGAAAGTGCATCGTGGAGGATCCTGGAGTGTGAGTTCGATTTTTGCCCGGTCAACCTATCGGGCGCGAGAAAATCCTGAAAAGAAAAGTCCTTACATTGGCATGCGGTGCGCCAAGTCCTATCAGTAA
- a CDS encoding PASTA domain-containing protein, with amino-acid sequence MQIQPHGDLNLAHRATCRRLNSFVLQLGVLVCLLFLTCAMPMTARAVEVPNVVGSTQAKAEEAITKANLRVGTVTSAKSVTILPGTIISQDPAAGINVVRRSRIDLVVSGVEVPDVVGRKQADAQKDLTKAGLIIGRVTTVNSTVVAEGRVISQTPTAGTKGAFGSPVDLVVSLGGRVPNVVGLTQADAQSVIITAGFTVGAVTTAISVTVVPGKVMSQKPGAGTKVAAGTAVALVVSVGAKVPNVVGRTQAEAQKAITTVGLTMGTVTMANSAAVAVGKVISQNPGAGTNVVPGSAVALVVSLGTAVPDVVGLTQSSAQTTLIGGGLTVGTVTAANSETVPSGTVISQIPVAGIKVTPGSSVALVISSGPPVFLLGVQNDSKTGPLVNSLYRLRTNGVVTKIGDLTHRTHGLAFVGSTLYSVEELTLAKQAGTPPNLYRLNPDTGVQLGKIPLSLSTGESLTGGRGLATEPGTGQLWGLLVVTSEVNSFRRLVTINPSTGLATQKAKLFGNFMDLAFDAAGTLYAITDNRPVPGESPVLPARIYTVNKTTGTATEFLDVSAGAVAGQPNFRESETIGIGPTSDLLYHLSGQHKVTSGFSKNILFEAIEQTTKARTAIPLSGQDFFVTTALTLVPIRTAPALGDLDANGKADLVWRNTSDGNTAIWLMNGTTIAASGFPGGVPAAWQIAGVGDVNGDGKADVIWRNGSSGGVAVWLMDGLTILSTGFPGSASLAFRIMGVGDVNGDGKADLVWRNTTDGSTAIWLMNGTAIAASGFPGGVPETWHIAGVGDVNGDNRADVIWRNSTSGGVAIWLMNGLSVTGVGFPGSASTAFEIMAVGDVNGDGKADLVWRNTTDGSTAIWLMNGTAIAASGFPGGVPAVWQLAEARDVNGDGKADVIWRNRTNGMVAVWLMNGLTISAVGFPGSTSTDWEIQ; translated from the coding sequence ATGCAAATTCAGCCTCATGGCGACTTGAACCTGGCTCACCGCGCCACCTGTCGAAGACTCAATTCGTTCGTTTTGCAACTGGGAGTGCTGGTATGTCTGCTGTTTCTCACCTGTGCCATGCCTATGACCGCAAGGGCTGTAGAAGTCCCCAATGTAGTGGGGAGCACACAAGCTAAGGCTGAGGAGGCCATTACCAAAGCCAATCTGAGGGTAGGAACTGTCACTTCGGCGAAGAGTGTGACTATCCTGCCGGGTACCATTATCAGTCAGGATCCGGCAGCAGGCATTAATGTGGTTCGACGCAGTCGGATTGATCTGGTGGTTTCTGGGGTGGAGGTTCCTGACGTCGTTGGCCGGAAACAAGCTGACGCCCAAAAGGATCTGACCAAAGCAGGCTTAATCATAGGGAGGGTGACGACGGTCAATAGTACCGTTGTGGCGGAGGGCAGAGTCATCAGTCAAACTCCCACGGCCGGAACCAAAGGGGCATTTGGCAGTCCGGTGGACCTGGTGGTGTCTCTGGGCGGCAGAGTACCGAATGTGGTGGGGTTGACGCAGGCGGACGCGCAATCGGTGATTATTACGGCCGGTTTTACCGTGGGAGCAGTCACGACGGCCATTAGTGTCACAGTTGTCCCGGGCAAGGTTATGAGTCAGAAACCTGGAGCCGGAACTAAGGTGGCGGCGGGCACTGCTGTGGCCCTGGTTGTGTCCGTTGGGGCAAAGGTTCCCAATGTCGTTGGTCGTACGCAAGCTGAGGCCCAGAAGGCCATTACCACCGTGGGCTTAACTATGGGGACGGTGACGATGGCCAATAGTGCCGCAGTGGCGGTGGGTAAAGTCATTAGTCAAAACCCAGGGGCGGGCACGAATGTGGTGCCAGGTAGTGCCGTAGCGCTAGTCGTGTCGCTGGGGACCGCCGTGCCCGATGTCGTAGGCTTGACACAGAGCAGTGCTCAAACGACCCTGATCGGCGGGGGCTTAACTGTGGGGACCGTGACTGCGGCAAATAGCGAGACAGTGCCTAGCGGCACCGTCATCAGTCAAATACCCGTGGCAGGAATAAAAGTGACCCCAGGCAGTTCCGTTGCCCTGGTCATTTCTTCCGGACCGCCGGTATTTCTTCTTGGCGTACAAAATGATTCCAAGACCGGGCCGCTCGTAAATAGCCTCTACCGCCTTCGCACCAATGGGGTGGTGACCAAAATTGGAGATCTGACGCACCGCACGCACGGTTTGGCCTTTGTCGGGTCTACCCTGTATTCGGTTGAAGAGCTGACGCTTGCGAAACAGGCAGGGACCCCGCCGAATCTGTATCGGCTTAATCCCGACACCGGCGTCCAGTTGGGCAAGATTCCTCTGTCGTTATCGACGGGAGAATCTCTAACGGGTGGGCGGGGACTGGCCACGGAGCCTGGGACTGGGCAACTATGGGGCTTGCTCGTGGTGACATCCGAAGTGAATAGTTTCCGCCGGTTGGTGACGATTAATCCGTCTACGGGCCTGGCCACGCAAAAGGCCAAACTGTTTGGAAACTTTATGGATCTGGCCTTTGATGCGGCCGGGACGCTCTATGCCATCACGGATAACCGACCGGTGCCCGGGGAGTCGCCCGTGTTACCCGCGCGGATTTATACGGTGAATAAAACGACGGGTACGGCAACCGAATTTCTAGATGTTTCGGCCGGAGCAGTGGCGGGACAACCGAATTTTCGAGAAAGTGAAACTATTGGGATAGGGCCTACGTCGGATCTGCTGTATCATCTTTCCGGGCAGCATAAGGTGACCTCTGGATTTTCCAAAAACATTCTGTTTGAAGCGATTGAACAGACCACCAAAGCCAGAACCGCAATTCCGCTTTCGGGCCAGGACTTTTTTGTCACGACGGCCTTGACGTTGGTGCCAATCAGGACTGCTCCGGCCCTGGGAGATCTTGATGCCAATGGCAAAGCGGATCTGGTTTGGCGCAATACTTCCGATGGCAACACGGCCATCTGGTTGATGAATGGAACGACGATCGCCGCCTCAGGCTTTCCAGGCGGGGTGCCGGCAGCCTGGCAGATCGCGGGTGTGGGCGATGTGAATGGCGACGGCAAGGCAGATGTCATTTGGCGAAATGGTTCGAGCGGAGGTGTGGCCGTGTGGCTGATGGATGGGTTAACCATTCTCTCCACAGGATTTCCTGGTAGTGCCTCGCTGGCGTTTCGGATCATGGGCGTGGGCGATGTGAACGGGGATGGCAAGGCGGACCTGGTTTGGCGTAACACGACTGATGGGAGTACGGCCATCTGGTTGATGAATGGGACGGCTATTGCCGCCTCCGGTTTCCCTGGTGGGGTGCCGGAGACATGGCACATTGCCGGGGTTGGGGATGTGAATGGGGATAACCGGGCCGATGTCATTTGGCGGAATAGCACCAGTGGGGGTGTGGCCATTTGGCTAATGAACGGGTTATCGGTGACAGGCGTGGGCTTTCCCGGAAGTGCGTCGACAGCGTTTGAGATCATGGCCGTGGGCGATGTGAACGGCGATGGCAAGGCGGATCTGGTTTGGCGCAACACGACTGATGGGAGTACGGCCATCTGGTTGATGAATGGGACCGCTATTGCCGCCTCCGGTTTTCCTGGCGGGGTCCCAGCCGTTTGGCAACTAGCAGAGGCGCGGGATGTAAACGGGGATGGCAAGGCGGATGTTATTTGGCGAAATAGGACGAATGGGATGGTAGCTGTGTGGCTGATGAACGGCCTGACTATTTCCGCCGTGGGTTTCCCGGGATCGACCTCCACAGATTGGGAGATTCAGTAG